The nucleotide window TGCGCTTCGGCCGCGGCCATGGCTTGGTGACACTTCATCAACTGGCTGTCGTTCAACGCCAGCTGCCTGCCCAGTTGAACCCCCCAGCGGGTCAGGCAGACTTCAGCGAAATGTCGCACGATCAGCCCAGGCTCCTTGAGCACCGTGCCGTCGCTTGCACCATCGACCGAGGCGTTGCCGACCAGCGTGGCATGACGCCCGGGCATCGGATAAATACAGATTTGGGTGCCACTGGCGACTGACGGGATCACGCAGGCAAACCCTTTGGAACGCTCATCCCGCGAGTAGAAGCCGACATATTCACGCACGTTTTCCGCCAGTGCGATGCGCTCGGCTTGCACATTGCCGACACCAGGCACCGGGTCGATCGCAAAGATATTCACCGGTACGTTTCGCAACACCGGGTCTTTCGCCATGGCGTTGGCCAGCATGTGGCAGCTGATGCCGCCCCGGCTCCAGCCCACCAGGTTCACCTGGGTCGGAATGCGCGGCTTGCGGAACATGCTGATGATGCGCTCTTGCAACTCTTGCGGCGTTGGGTGGCGGTCACCGTAGTCGTAGGTACGCCAGAACCACGAAGCCGTGGACGACACTTCCGGAACAGGTACGCCAGCATCCTTCAGCCGCCCGTACTCTTCCTCGCTCAGCTTGGTGCGCTGCCAGCTGCTTTCGCCTTTGATCACCTGCAGCACGTGGTTGACGTTTTCTTCCCAGCCGCTACCGAACAACTGGCCGGTCCAGTTGAAGTACCCGCCGGGTTCTACGAACAGCTTGTCATCCTGAAGGTTGCCGCTGCCGGGGCCGTCAACAGCAATCCAGTGGGCGAATTCGCGGCCCTGGTCGTTGGCGGCCAGGGTCGAAACCAGCTCGCCGTTCCAGAAGTTGGGGTTTGCATCGTCGAAGCGATGCGAGCCGGTGCCACAGAAGTAGGCGGTGAACACACTCATGGGGAGGAGTCTCTTTGGTGAGAAATGAGTGCTGAAGATAGGTAGGCTGATCGGTGAAACGCAGGCGGAAAGCTCGCCCTGCTGCAAAATCGAGGGGCTGCTTTGCAGCCCCAAGCGCTTACTTGCGGGCCAACCCGTCAGCCCGGAACATCTGCCGGATGCCGCGAATGGCCTGGCGAATACGGTCCTGGTTCTCGATCAGGGCAAAGCGCACATGGTCGTCACCATATTCGCCAAAACCGATGCCCGGCGACACGCACACCTTGGCCTCGGCCAGCAGCTTCTTGGAAAACTCCAGCGAGCCCATGTGTGCATACTGCTCAGGGATCTTCGCCCATACGTACATCGATGCCTTGGGGTTCTCGACCATCCAGCCCAGCTCGTGCAGCCCTTTCACCAGCAGGTTGCGGCGCTGGCGGTACTGCTCGGCAATGTCACGGACGCATTGCTGGTCACCTTCCAGTGCCGCAATGGCAGCGACCTGCAGCGGGGTGAAGGTGCCGTAGTCGTGGTAGCTCTTGATCCGGGCCAGGGCGTTGACCAGCTCGGGGTTGCCGACCATGAAGCCGATCCGCCAGCCCGCCATGTTGTAGCTTTTGGACAGGGTGAAGAACTCCACCGCAATGTCCTTGGCGCCAGGCACCTGCATGATCGACGGGGCTTTCCAGCCGTCGTAGACGATGTCGGCGTAGGCCAGGTCATGCACCACCAGCACATCGTACTGCTTGGCCAGGGCCACCACGCGCTCGAAGAAGTCCAGCTCCACGCACTGGGCGGTCGGGTTGGACGGGAAGCCCAGGATCATCATCTTCGGCTTGGGGATGGACTCGCGGATGGCCCGCTCGAGTTCGTTGAAGAAATCCACACCCGGCACCAGCGGCACCGAACGCACCTGGGCACCGGCGATCACTGCGCCGTAGATGTGGATCGGGTAGCTGGGGTTGGGCACCAGCACCGTGTCGCCCTGGTCGAGGGTGGCCAGCATCAGGTGGGCCAAGCCTTCTTTCGAGCCGATAGTCACGATGGCTTCGCTTTCCGGGTCGATGTCGACCTCGTAGCGTTCCTTGTACCAGTTGGAAATGGCCCGGCGCAGGCGTGGGATGCCGCGAGAGGTGGAATAGCCGTGGGTGTCTTCACGCTGGGCAACCTGCACCAGCTTCTCGACGATGTGCGGCGGGGTGGCGCCGTCGGGGTTGCCCATGCTCAGGTCGATGATGTCCTCGCCACGGCGGCGGGCGGCCATCTTGAGCTCGGCAGTGATGTTGAAGACGTAAGGGGGGAGACGATCGATGCGCGCAAAGCGGCGCGGCGAACCTGGGTTGGCCATGGCTTCCTCTGAGTACGTAAGCGCCCGGAACCGTCCGAGCGACGTTGGCCGATGTGGCGGCCTGGGTCAGAAGATAATGCCGAAACATGATAGCTGTAAAGGACAAAATCCTGTTTTGTTAGATCTTTTCAGAAGTATTTTTTGAAAATCCAGGATTTATGTTTTCCTGCGCTGACCTCTTCGCGGGCTCGCCCGCTCCCACAGGGTTACCCGCAGCCCCTGGGACCTGCGCCGTACCTGTGGGAGCGGGCAAGCCCGCGAAAGGGCCGGCACAGATAAACACTCATAAAAAACCCCGGCACATGGCCGGGGTTTTCGTGAAACAGGCAGCAGTATCAGCGTGCGTAAGTCATCAGCACGTCCGCAGCGGTCTGGCTGTCCACACCCATCATCACGCTCAGGGCAGTAACGGTGAGGATGGAGAAGCCGAACACCTTGCGGGCCCACTTGCTGTCGTCCTCGGCCTTGTAGCCACCCCAGGCCATGTACAGCCAGTACAGGCCCATGGCAGCTGCCACGGCCAGGTAGCCGAGGCCGGCGTAACCGCCGAGGGTGAGCATCAAGGTGGCGAGCACGAAGGCCAGCACGTACAGCACGATCTGCTTCTTCGCCGCCAGGATGCCACGTGCCACCGGCAGGACCGGAATGTTGGCAGCGCTGTAATCCTTGAAGCGGAAGATTGCGATGGCAAAGCTGTGCGGCATCTGCCACAGGCTGAACATCACCAGCAGGGTTACCGCAGCCAGGTCGAAGCTGTTGCTAACGGCGCAGTAGCCGATCACCGGAGGCATGGCACCCGAAAGGCTGCCGACCAAGGTGCCGTGCACCGATTTACGCTTCAGCCACAGGCTGTAGAAACCGACATAGACAATGAAGCCTACAGCTGCGCAGAACGCCGACAGTGGGTTGGCCTGGACATACAGCAGGCTGAAACCCGCCACCCCGAGCAGGGTGGCGTAGATCAGCGCGAGGGGCAGCGACATGCCGCCCTGCACCATGACGCGGTTCTTGGTGCGCTCCATCTTGTGGTCGATGTCACGGTCGATGCAGTTGTTGAACACGCATCCGGACGCAACCACCAGCGAAGTACCGATCACCACCGCCAGGAACAAGGCGAAATCCACATGGCCCTTCGAGGCAAGGAAGAAACCGCCTGCCACGGAAAGCACGTTACCGAAAATGATCCCCGGTTTGGTGATTTGGATAAAGTGCTTAACGGACATGCAGTCTTACCTCACTTGGCCATCATTTCGATGTGGATGTTGAACATGATCCACAGCGACAGGCCGACCAGCAGTGCAATTACCAGCACGGTGAACAGGAACGTCGACACGTTGTTGCGTTGCTCTTTCGAGCGGTCCATGTGCAGGAAGTACACCAGGTGTACCACTACCTGGATCACGGCCATGGCAACAATGATCAGAACGGTCAGGTTCTTCGGCAGGCTGGCAGTCATCGCCAGCGCGAACGGAATCGCGGTCAGGATGATCGACAGGACAAAGCCGATCATGTACGACTTGACGCTGCCGTGGCTACCTTCGTGATGAGTGTCGTGTGCGCTAGCCATTACAGAACCCCCAGCAGGTAAACGACGGTGAATACGCAGATCCAGACCACGTCCAGGAAGTGCCAGAACAGGCTCAGGCAGCTCATGCGGGTCTTGGCGGTCGGCGTGATGCCATGCTTGTTGATCTGGTACATCATGATTGCCATCCAGATCAGGCCGGCAGTCACGTGCAGACCGTGGGTACCTACCAGGGCGAAGAACGCCGACAGGAAGCCACTGCGCTGCGGGCCGAAGCCCTCGCTGATCAGGTGATGGAATTCATAGATTTCCATCGCGATGAAGCCCGCACCGAACAGGAAGGTCACAGCCAACCAGCCCAGTACGCCGGCTTTCTTGCCATCGAACATCTTCAGCATGGCGAAGCCGAAGGTGATCGAGGACAGCAGCAGGAACAGCGTTTCAACAGCTACGAAATCGAGCTGGAAGATGTCATGACCCGACGGGCCGCCGGCAAAACTGCCGGACAGCACCGCGTAGGTGGCGAAGAGCGACGCAAACAGGATGCAGTCGGTCATCAGGTACAGCCAGAAACCCAGTACGGTCATCTGGCCCGAGTCGTGGTGGTGGTCGTCATGCCCATGGTCGTGACCATGAGCAGCGCCGCCGTGCATTACTTGACTGGACATTGATTACACCCGCTCAAACGATTCGACACGTGCGCCGGCAGGCAGAGCACCTGCTTTGGCCAGCGCTTTCATACGCTCGCCTTCGATGCGCGCCACTTCTTCGGCCGGAACCATGTAGCCCTGGTCGTCACGTGCAGCGTGGCGAACGAAGACTGCGATGGTTGCCAACAGGCTCGCGCCCACCAGCCACCAGATGTGCCAGATGAAGGCGAAACCGAACACGGTCAGGAACAGACCCATGAACAGACCGGTGGAGGTGTTGCTCGGCATGTGGATCGCTTCGTACTTGGCCGGAACCTTGTACGCAACACCGGCTTCCTTGGCTTCGTGCCAGGCGTCCAGACCAACTTTCTCAGGCATGTGAGCGAAGTTGTAGAACGGAGGTGGCGACGAAGTGGACCACTCGATGGTACGGCCGCCCCATGGGTCGCCAGTGACGTCCATGTTGTCTTTGCGGTCGCGAACCGACACGTAGATCTGGATCAGCTGGCAAGCGATACCGAACAGGATCAGCACGGCGCCGACAACGGCTACGTACAGGTAGGGTTCCCACAGTGGGTTGTCGGAGTGGTTCAGACGACGGGTCATGCCCATGAAGCCCAGGGCGTACAGCGGCATGAACGCAACGTAGAAGCCCGACAGCCAGAACCAGAAGGCAGCTTTGCCCCACTTCTCGTTCAGGGTGAAGCCGAAGGCTTTCGGGAACCAGAAGGCGAAACCGGCGATGTAGCCGAATACCGCGCCACCGATGATC belongs to Pseudomonas putida NBRC 14164 and includes:
- the cyoD gene encoding cytochrome o ubiquinol oxidase subunit IV, giving the protein MASAHDTHHEGSHGSVKSYMIGFVLSIILTAIPFALAMTASLPKNLTVLIIVAMAVIQVVVHLVYFLHMDRSKEQRNNVSTFLFTVLVIALLVGLSLWIMFNIHIEMMAK
- the cyoC gene encoding cytochrome o ubiquinol oxidase subunit III, which translates into the protein MSSQVMHGGAAHGHDHGHDDHHHDSGQMTVLGFWLYLMTDCILFASLFATYAVLSGSFAGGPSGHDIFQLDFVAVETLFLLLSSITFGFAMLKMFDGKKAGVLGWLAVTFLFGAGFIAMEIYEFHHLISEGFGPQRSGFLSAFFALVGTHGLHVTAGLIWMAIMMYQINKHGITPTAKTRMSCLSLFWHFLDVVWICVFTVVYLLGVL
- the cyoE gene encoding heme o synthase codes for the protein MSVKHFIQITKPGIIFGNVLSVAGGFFLASKGHVDFALFLAVVIGTSLVVASGCVFNNCIDRDIDHKMERTKNRVMVQGGMSLPLALIYATLLGVAGFSLLYVQANPLSAFCAAVGFIVYVGFYSLWLKRKSVHGTLVGSLSGAMPPVIGYCAVSNSFDLAAVTLLVMFSLWQMPHSFAIAIFRFKDYSAANIPVLPVARGILAAKKQIVLYVLAFVLATLMLTLGGYAGLGYLAVAAAMGLYWLYMAWGGYKAEDDSKWARKVFGFSILTVTALSVMMGVDSQTAADVLMTYAR
- the alaC gene encoding alanine transaminase; translation: MANPGSPRRFARIDRLPPYVFNITAELKMAARRRGEDIIDLSMGNPDGATPPHIVEKLVQVAQREDTHGYSTSRGIPRLRRAISNWYKERYEVDIDPESEAIVTIGSKEGLAHLMLATLDQGDTVLVPNPSYPIHIYGAVIAGAQVRSVPLVPGVDFFNELERAIRESIPKPKMMILGFPSNPTAQCVELDFFERVVALAKQYDVLVVHDLAYADIVYDGWKAPSIMQVPGAKDIAVEFFTLSKSYNMAGWRIGFMVGNPELVNALARIKSYHDYGTFTPLQVAAIAALEGDQQCVRDIAEQYRQRRNLLVKGLHELGWMVENPKASMYVWAKIPEQYAHMGSLEFSKKLLAEAKVCVSPGIGFGEYGDDHVRFALIENQDRIRQAIRGIRQMFRADGLARK